TATGTATCGTTCCAACGTGCTAAAAAGTGATTATATACGAAACGAGAACAACCAATCGTCTTTGCGATTAAGATTTCTTGTTCTTTGTTTGGGTAAATACGAAATTTGTATGCTTTGTTGACCAACATTGCTTTTCACCTCACTTTACAAACATATCTTTTGCATAGTCAGACATGTCGTCGTCAAAGACTTTTCTACGGTATTTAACAACGAATACAAGGTGGTAGTACATCAGAAACACTGAATGATTATTACTATCTAATTCCATCCAAATATCAGCCTTCCTTTTGTATAAGACTGATGATATCATAGCACAAAAAAGAAACAACTTTTAGGCTGACGCCTAACCGACATTCATCTCCCACTTACTCATTGGACAACGTCCTAACATTCCTTGAAGTGGGAGTCTTCTGTCAGAAAACGATAAAAAAATCGTTGCATCAGCACTCAATAGCTTACACATGAGTTTGCCAGAGCTGAAAGAGTTATTAGCTTCATACGGCTTAAAAACGGATACGCTCTTATATGTCGGTATTAATGAAAATCGAGAGCTCGAATGGTCTGCCTTGAATGAAATTAATTATACCGACCCTGCTATTCAATAACCTAACTCGACATTGACGAGATTTTTATCTAACGTTCCATTCGACGTAAATGATGACATGTTTTCGTGAAGGATCTTGCATACACGTTCATCGTAATAGCGTGTAGACCCTGCCGTATGAGGTGTCATGATGACGTTGTCCATTGTCCAAAAAGGATGATCTTCGGGGAGTGGCTCTGGATCAAAAACATCAAGGCCCGCTCCTGCAATCTCTTCATTCTTTAACGCGTCTAAGAGCGCCGCTTGATCGACCGTTTGACCACGGCCAATATTCACAAAGAACGCGCCTGCTTTCATTTGCTGAAAATGCGCTTTATTAAAAAAGCCAGCTGTCGCTTCGGTCAATGGCAGTGTATTTACGATATAATCCCCTTCGTGTAAAGCTTTTTCCGCTTGGTCAACAGTAAATATTGTATCGAATCCACTGACTGACTTTCCGCTACGGGATACGCCGACC
The sequence above is drawn from the Litoribacterium kuwaitense genome and encodes:
- a CDS encoding helix-turn-helix domain-containing protein; translated protein: MLVNKAYKFRIYPNKEQEILIAKTIGCSRFVYNHFLARWNDT